A DNA window from Plasmodium brasilianum strain Bolivian I chromosome 12, whole genome shotgun sequence contains the following coding sequences:
- a CDS encoding L-lactate dehydrogenase yields MAPKTKIVLVGSGMIGGVMATLIVQKNLGDVVMFDIVKNMPYGKALDTSHMNVMAYSNCKVTGSNSYEDLKGADVVIVTAGFTKVPGKSDKEWNRDDLLPLNNKIMIEIGGHVKNYCPNAFIIVVTNPVDVMVQLLHKHSGVPKNKIVGLGGVLDTSRLKYYISQKLNVCPRDVNALIVAAHGNKMVPLKRYITVGGIPLQEFINNKKITDAELDAIFDRTVNTALEIVNLHASPYVAPAAAIIEMAESYIKDLKKVLICSTLLEGQYGHSDIFGGTPLVLGANGVEQVIELQLNSEEKKKFDEAIAETKRMKALV; encoded by the coding sequence ATGGCACCCAAAACAAAAATTGTTCTAGTCGGTTCAGGTATGATTGGAGGTGTTATGGCCACATTAATTGTTCAGAAGAACTTAGGAGATGTTGTTATGTTTGACATTGTTAAGAACATGCCCTATGGAAAAGCATTAGATACATCTCATATGAATGTAATGGCTTATTCAAATTGCAAAGTGACAGGATCAAATTCATATGAAGATTTAAAAGGTGCAGatgtagtaatagtaacagcAGGATTTACAAAGGTTCCAGGAAAGAGTGATAAGGAATGGAATAGAGATGATTTACTACCATTGAACAACAAAATTATGATAGAAATAGGTGGtcatgtaaaaaattattgtccAAATGCTTTTATAATAGTTGTTACAAACCCAGTTGATGTAATGGTGCAGCTGTTACATAAACATTCAGGTGtaccaaaaaataaaattgtaggTTTAGGAGGTGTTCTAGATACATCTAGgcttaaatattatatatcacaaaaattaaatgtttgTCCAAGAGATGTAAATGCACTTATTGTTGCTGCACATGGTAATAAAATGGTTCCTTTGAAAAGATACATAACTGTTGGTGGTATTCCATTACaagaatttattaataataaaaaaattaccgATGCTGAATTGGATGCCATATTTGATAGGACTGTAAATACAGCACTGGAAATTGTTAACTTACATGCTTCACCATATGTTGCTCCAGCTGCTGCTATTATTGAAATGGCTgaatcatatataaaagacttaaaaaaagtattaatatgTTCTACTTTATTAGAAGGACAATATGGACACAGTGATATTTTTGGAGGTACACCCCTTGTTTTAGGAGCCAATGGTGTTGAACAGGTTATCGAGTTACAGTTAAACagtgaagagaaaaaaaaatttgatgaAGCTATTGCTGAAACGAAGAGAATGAAGGCTTTagtgtaa